In Oryzias melastigma strain HK-1 linkage group LG10, ASM292280v2, whole genome shotgun sequence, the genomic window TTACGCTATACAATTCCATAGGATTTTCCAGCACGATCTGAAAATGCAGAGCGCACGGGGTCGTTTCTCCGCACAGCGCCTCTCTGTCTATCCTCTCTTTCAGAAGCAGGGCGCCTCGGTCAGTATTCAGCTCGACGTAGTTTCGGCTGTCCCCTGAATAAATGCGACCCTTCCCCGACTTAAGTCGTTTAACATCCAACCCCAAATCATGGGCAACGTTACCGATCAACGAGCCTGTTTGCATTTCCTCTGGAACCGTGTAGCTGACTTGGGCGACGACTGAAGGAAGAAAAAGGACCGAGAGAAGCAGCAGCTCCTGGCGCTTTATTCTTCGAAAAAACATCGGCATGGTCGAAAATATTCCAAAAGGTATTGTGGATAATAAGgggtcataaaaaataaaatattcagtaatcctcaaaaaaggggaaaagaataaaatacagttcTCTTCTGTCAAAGAGGTTCACAACGAGGACAAAGCGTCTGACGTTACCCCTACTTATACTAAAATGAACAGGCGTTGCTGCGCTTTATGACGCCAACTGCAACTGTGCAGACAACAGCGGCCCTTTGAgttcaaaaggaaaaactgcagaaataaaaagtgaacaaaggGAAGAAAAGTGGCCACATTTCTGAATGCAACTTCTACTATAAATGGATGACAGAGGGGGTGAGTCAAGTTcggaatttatatatatatatatatatatatatatatgtgtgtgtgtgtgtgtgtgtatgtatgtaagTAAGTAATACAAAATGCACAAACTAAAATGTACATGCATTTACCTAATCAAAGTTTAAAGTCTCAAAAACCTAAGTATGTAAACAACTGACCTCCAGAGGAGAGTCTGGTTCATCCAGGATGCTCTTCTCACTCTGCATCCGCTGCATGGTTCCTGTAGAACTGGGGTCCATTATCAGCACGTTCTGACTCCCAGCTCTGCCGAACTTACAGTCACTCTTTCTGGAGTCAGTGGTCCTGCACACCTCGTAATTGTACGTGTGTGGCAGAGTCCCTGTGCCCAAAGTGTCTGAGTACCGTGGAGGATAATATGGAATGACAGGGAGGCTGGAGTGATACAGGATGCGAGACTGTCTCCATCGGTAGATCTTGACGGAGATGATGACCACTAAACACGTGATGAAGAGGAAAGAAACCACAGCCAGAGCCAGCACTAAGTAAAAAGTCAGGTTGTCATTGTAGTCCTTGTCGTGTGGAAAGTCGCTGAACTCCGACAGCACTTCAGGGAAGCTGTCCGCCACCGCCACGTTAACAATGACTGTAGCTGAACGAGAGGGCTGCCCGTTGTCCTCCACGATCACAGTCAGTCTTTGTTTGAGCAAATCTTTCTCCGTCACTTGGCGGACAGTTCggatctctccattctgggagCCCACTTCAAACAGCGCCCTGTCTGTGGCTTTCTGCAGTTTATAGGAGAGCCAGGCATTCTGTCCAGAGTCCACATCAACAGCCACCACTTTAGTCACCAGGTAGCCCACATCAGCTGAACGAGGCACCATTTCAGCCACCACAGAGCCAGCAGTCTGGACCGGGTACAGAACCTGAGGCGGGTTATCGTTCTGGTCCTGGATCTGGATTTTCACGCTCACGTTGCTGCTGAGTGGAGGAGAACCTCCATCCTGAGCTTTGACACAGAAGCGGAAGTCTTTGATCTGCTCGTAGTCAAAAGAGCGCACTGCGTGGATGACTCCACTGTCAGCACTGACGGACACATATGAGGAGACTGGCACTCCGTTCACAGAGGAGTCCTCCAGGATGTAAGAAACACGCGCATTCTGCTTCCAGTCAGCGTCTGTGGCTTTCACTGTGAATATAGACACACCTGgtgtgttgttttctacaaTGTAGGCCTCATATGAGCTCCTCTCAAAGACAGGTGCGTTGTCATTCACATCAGAGATCTGTAAGGTGAGAGTGACGCTACTGGAGAGGGAGGGGACTCCTTCATCAGAGCAGGTCACTGTGATGTTATACTCTGACGCTGTCTCTCTGTCTAAATCACTGTCTGTTTGTAAactataaaaatgattttctgttgtttttaaaatgaaaggaatgttttcattaattttgcAATTTACTTTACCGTTGTCGCCGTGATCCATGTCTTGAGTATTAATTATAGTCACCACAGTGTGAGTTTTCACATCTTCTGATATAACATTTGTTTCAGACATTATATTTATTAAAGGATAATTATCATTTACATCAGTGACGTCAACTATGATTTTGCACGTGTCTGTTAATCCTCCCTCATCACTAACACGTACATTTATTTGGTAATTGCTTGACCTTTCGTAATCAATATTTCCAGTCACTGTTATCTCACCAGTTTGCTCATTTATCTGAAACAGGTGTCTGACATCATCAAATGTATTTCTTATAGAATAAGTGATTTTTCCATTTAATCCATCATCAGCATCAGATGCGCTGACTCTGGTCACTATTGTTCCTTTAGCGGAATTTTCTGGAACAGTCGCTTTATAAACTGGTTTAGTGAACGCAGGCGCATTGTCGTTTGCATCTAACACAGTAATCAAAATCTGTGCCGTTCCAGACATGCGCGGCTCCCCTCCATCCACTGCCGTCAACACCAAAGACaactcagtgtt contains:
- the LOC112153685 gene encoding protocadherin beta-16 isoform X23, which gives rise to MERQALLFIALLFVSTAVGQISYSINEEMSEGSVVGRIADDLGFDVEKLKQRKARVFFGDSKEYIGLNRERGVLLIKERIDRETLCGQTVPCALHFQIILEKPLEFYRIMVEIVDINDNPPVFEKGDVRFRISESAVIGSKFDLEGAVDLDVGMNGLQNYLLEPKDNFALKINSQADGSRSVEMILKQPLDREKNTELSLVLTAVDGGEPRMSGTAQILITVLDANDNAPAFTKPVYKATVPENSAKGTIVTRVSASDADDGLNGKITYSIRNTFDDVRHLFQINEQTGEITVTGNIDYERSSNYQINVRVSDEGGLTDTCKIIVDVTDVNDNYPLINIMSETNVISEDVKTHTVVTIINTQDMDHGDNGKVNCKINENIPFILKTTENHFYSLQTDSDLDRETASEYNITVTCSDEGVPSLSSSVTLTLQISDVNDNAPVFERSSYEAYIVENNTPGVSIFTVKATDADWKQNARVSYILEDSSVNGVPVSSYVSVSADSGVIHAVRSFDYEQIKDFRFCVKAQDGGSPPLSSNVSVKIQIQDQNDNPPQVLYPVQTAGSVVAEMVPRSADVGYLVTKVVAVDVDSGQNAWLSYKLQKATDRALFEVGSQNGEIRTVRQVTEKDLLKQRLTVIVEDNGQPSRSATVIVNVAVADSFPEVLSEFSDFPHDKDYNDNLTFYLVLALAVVSFLFITCLVVIISVKIYRWRQSRILYHSSLPVIPYYPPRYSDTLGTGTLPHTYNYEVCRTTDSRKSDCKFGRAGSQNVLIMDPSSTGTMQRMQSEKSILDEPDSPLEQKPPNNDWRFTQGQRPGPSGPHMPYGTHIRWTPKSGTRATGGPEVAMGTGPWPQPPTEAEQLQALMAAANEVSEATATLGPGTMGLSTRYSPQFTLQHVPDYRQNVYIPGSTATLTSNPQQQQQATAQQATQQALPPPQASAQSEPPKAVQTPASKKKSTKKEKK
- the LOC112153685 gene encoding protocadherin beta-16 isoform X31, encoding MERQALLFIALLFVSTAVGQISYSINEEMSEGSVVGRIADDLGFDVEKLKQRKARVFFGDSKEYIGLNRERGVLLIKERIDRETLCGQTVPCALHFQIILEKPLEFYRIMVEIVDINDNPPVFEKGDVRFRISESAVIGSKFDLEGAVDLDVGMNGLQNYLLEPKDNFALKINSQADGSRSVEMILKQPLDREKNTELSLVLTAVDGGEPRMSGTAQILITVLDANDNAPAFTKPVYKATVPENSAKGTIVTRVSASDADDGLNGKITYSIRNTFDDVRHLFQINEQTGEITVTGNIDYERSSNYQINVRVSDEGGLTDTCKIIVDVTDVNDNYPLINIMSETNVISEDVKTHTVVTIINTQDMDHGDNGKVNCKINENIPFILKTTENHFYSLQTDSDLDRETASEYNITVTCSDEGVPSLSSSVTLTLQISDVNDNAPVFERSSYEAYIVENNTPGVSIFTVKATDADWKQNARVSYILEDSSVNGVPVSSYVSVSADSGVIHAVRSFDYEQIKDFRFCVKAQDGGSPPLSSNVSVKIQIQDQNDNPPQVLYPVQTAGSVVAEMVPRSADVGYLVTKVVAVDVDSGQNAWLSYKLQKATDRALFEVGSQNGEIRTVRQVTEKDLLKQRLTVIVEDNGQPSRSATVIVNVAVADSFPEVLSEFSDFPHDKDYNDNLTFYLVLALAVVSFLFITCLVVIISVKIYRWRQSRILYHSSLPVIPYYPPRYSDTLGTGTLPHTYNYEVCRTTDSRKSDCKFGRAGSQNVLIMDPSSTGTMQRMQSEKSILDEPDSPLEQKPPNNDWRFTQGQRPGPSGATGGPEVAMGTGPWPQPPTEAEQLQALMAAANEVSEATATLGPGTMGLSTRYSPQFTLQHVPDYRQNVYIPGSTATLTSNPQQQQQATAQQATQQALPPPQASAQSEPPKAVQTPASKKKSTKKEKK